One part of the Solanum dulcamara chromosome 8, daSolDulc1.2, whole genome shotgun sequence genome encodes these proteins:
- the LOC129900527 gene encoding transcription repressor OFP2-like, producing MGNHKFKFSDMMPNTWFYKLKDMSKTKNHKTPFSSSSTNKSQFSQPRSSFSYTRKSIRVDKIYNSHAYSFLDPPRRSSSSSKKKSKRKTIYKPSPKHIPSSVSNYVSVSNKLKSASSVSSTEEEKFPELDFLNSPSSEFDSVDSQSFNELASNWPNSCSCHFTSSATDIIIDMKNKAHSKNAEYASISDIDQLPPILTKTSNSMKNIKQDDNVKVRREKEPTNRVGSPVSRKHYSSSSGVKLRTNSTKVASKRNSVSSSKRRSKAKKKSCSISTGTSFAIVKASIDPEKDFKESMLEMVVENNIRASKDLENLLACYLSLNSNEYHDLIIKAFEQIWFNLSDLHL from the coding sequence ATGGGAAAtcacaaattcaaattttctgATATGATGCCAAACACTTGGTTTTACAAGCTTAAAGATATGAGCAAAACCAAAAACCATAAAACCccattttcatcttcttctactAATAAGTCACAATTTTCTCAGCCAAGATCATCATTTTCTTATACTAGAAAGTCCATTAGAGTTGACAAGATTTACAATTCTCATGCTTATAGTTTTCTTGATCCACCAAGaagatcatcatcatcatcaaagaaAAAATCCAAGAGAAAGACAATTTACAAGCCTTCTCCTAAACATATTCCTTCCTCTGTTTCCAACTACGTCTCAGtctcaaacaaattaaagtCGGCTTCTTCTGTTTCCTcaacagaagaagaaaaattccCTGAATTGGATTTCCTTAACTCTCCATCCTCGGAATTCGACTCTGTTGATTCTCAATCTTTCAATGAACTTGcctcaaattggccaaattCTTGTAGTTGTCACTTCACTTCTTCAGCTACTGATATTATCATAGATATGAAAAATAAAGCTCACTCAAAAAATGCAGAGTACGCGTCAATTTCAGATATTGATCAACTCCCTCCGATTCTTACAAAGACATCAAATTCCATGAAGAATATAAAACAGGACGACAATGTGAAGGTTCGACGAGAAAAGGAACCTACGAACAGAGTAGGTTCCCCTGTTTCAAGAAAACATTACTCTAGCTCTTCTGGTGTAAAACTACGAACAAATTCTACTAAAGTAGCAAGCAAGAGAAATAGtgtgtcatcatcaaaaaggcGTTCGAAGGCAAAGAAAAAGAGTTGTTCGATTTCAACAGGGACAAGTTTTGCTATAGTGAAGGCTTCAATTGATCCCGAGAAGGATTTCAAAGAATCTATGCTCGAAATGGTTGTCGAAAACAATATCAGGGCATCGAAAGACTTGGAAAATCTTCTTGCTTGTTATCTTTCATTGAATTCAAATGAGTATCATGATCTTATTATCAAGGCATTTGAACAAATATGGTTCAACTTGTCTGACCTTCACTTGTAA